The Haliotis asinina isolate JCU_RB_2024 chromosome 2, JCU_Hal_asi_v2, whole genome shotgun sequence genomic interval CAGCATGTTGGAATTAAACATACCTCCGATTATAATATGAATATATTACATGTTGTTTGGCAACCTGACACAGACGATGTCTGCACAAACTATAGGGTCGTCATTCCGTCTTACATCCACCAGGGCCTTATAACAGAGAGACAGGTCGAAACTCTTGCCAGAGTGAATAGTTCAAATCCACTGTCCTGTCTAATAGTGGTGACACTTAGTTTAATTGTCTTGCCATCTATGGTGACGATAGGTGCTCTACGACTTCGACGTCTGAACCTACTATGGTTTTGTCGCTGTGAAAGGTTCCTGGTTGTGTTCCTGTTGAGTTGTTTAGCCTTTTAAGGTGTCCAGGGCTCTGTTTCGAACATTATCTGTGCGGTTCACAACAAACGCCGGATGAACTTATACCATATGAAATAACATCTGTATCACATTTGCCATTTCAGCTGCAGTAGCAGTAAATGAGTGAAAAGGATGCACAgccataaaaaataataaaaaaaaaaataaaacctaTAATAGGTTCACATGACGAGTGAAccctttaacaactaggctacccaaatGCCCCCTCACTGCACTTTTCTCTGTATTTATGCTGCCTGATGGTTATTGTCGGGTTCAGATGTGTCATGAACAAGATAGTGAAAGAAGCACCCGACAAATCCTTGCACACACGCTTTCTACTCATAACTAACTAGTATCTGATCTGTGGGCAGGGCTTAGGTGTACTGCATGTGGGTAGGTCGTAGGTGTACTGCATGTGGGCAGGTCTCAGGTGCACTGCATGTGGGCAGGTCTCAGGTGCACTGCACGTGGGCAGGTCTTAGGTGCACTGCATGTGGGCAGGTCTCAGGTGCACTGCATGTGGGCAGGTTTTAGGTGTAGTGCATGTGGGCAGGTCTTGGGTGTAGTGCATGTGGGCAGGTCTTAGTGTACTGCATGTGGGCAGGTGTTAGGTGTAGTGCATGTGGGCAGGTCTTAGGTGCACTACATGTGCATTGTCTTGAGCTGGACTAGTTttcaaattttgctagccaTTCGAGGGGTGGGGGTAAGGATGTTATTCAACgtatttttcaacattttaagttaattttttaaattaataatttgttactgtaagtccatacTGACATGTATCAGAATctggaaagttgtgttttgcgtttCATGTGATCTTCAGCTTCAACTGATATATGACCTGAGCTCTGCGCACAACATCATACAGCAGGTACTAGGTGTGTTGATGCTCTGTCCCTGTCTCTCCTCTGCCTGTGGCCTACATTATCAGCCTGCAAGTCGACGGTCACCTCTATTTACTCTCTATGATTTTCCTCGACTAGGACAGTGAGTTACACTTAGGTACACTTACACGAGCCAGACAGTCGGGACAGCAGAAGCGACGTGATGGCGAATTTCGCAGGCCGAGTTGTACTTATTACGGGTAAATATAACAAACTATTCCTGCATTGAGAAGTGCATGTAGACAATTGTAAACTCAAGTCAGCTCAGGAACGCTGTCGTGGCGTCAGGATGCCTGGTGTTTGGTATTCCTTACTGTGCACAAGGAGGGCTATGAAACTCAACAGAAGCCACCAACAGACAAGGCGACAAATTCTTTAATTTTATTCGTGtttacacacacgcacgtacaccCCGCTTATGTTCACTGATACCGAATTCTTGCTGTTGATGCGTGTCTCTGTTGTCGACATTGTTCGGTACATTGCTGTTCTGTTGATGCAATATCAAGTTTGTCGAATGTTGGTTTTTTCAATGTTTCTAAATAGCATCCTGTTTCTCCATTCTTCAGGAGCGAGTGCCGGACTTGGAGAGGGGACGGCTTTGCATTTTGCCAAAAAGGGAGCCAAACTCTCGCTAACGGGACGAGATACGACGAGACTGGAAGGTGTTGCTAAGCGATGCTTGGAGTGCGAGATACCTGATGGGGATGTGAGTGTTGTGGAGGAGGTTTGGTACATTCGGTTTTGTACACCCCAAGTAGATTTAGTTTGTAATATCCGACACAACCTCCGGACTGTTACACATATTGCAGACGGCGTGTTTACAACTAACATTTTATTCTACTTTGGTATTGCATATTTCTGTCCATATAATGTGCTTTTATTAACGAGTACATGGGTGAACATTCCAGGACGAAATATGTCCAAGAGTCAAAACTGAACATGCTATAAACGTAACTATCTAATTATACCCAACCCCAAAACCGATGCGATCAAGTGATTATTCAATACGCCAATACATGTATACCGCTCTTGACCTTTTTGTGTGTTCCCTTATAAGTTTTCTTCAATGTATTTTCTTCTGCTGAAAATGTAGAAATTCTGGTTACACAACCACTGCTTCTCACGTTCAGTTTGAGCACGCTGTTGAACATGATATTGAGTTTGAGTATGCTGTTGGCCACGTGCTGTCTGAGAGTGCTGTTGCTTACACGACATTAATTTTGTCGTTCACGTACCAATTTACTCCACGCTGCTATTAAACTTTTTAAAAGATGAAAAGAACATGTGAAATGCTTGTCATCTGTATTAGTCATTTGTCGGTAGAGGTGATAAAAGGTGGTTATGCACAAGATCGTCATATATGTACAAGATCTTCACGTATTTTTCTACAACGTGAACAACAGTATCTGGAAACTCAACATCATCAAAAGCATGCTCAAACTGAACGTGAGTATTAACTCTACGTGAGTACGGCACGCTCAAATAGTACcaactcaacgtgagtacggcaCGCTCAAATAGTATCAACTCTACGTGAGTACAGCACGCtcaaatagtatcaactcaGCGTGAACAGCAATAGTCTAACCCGTAACCTATTGAATCATGGACAAAATAAGTGAGGGATATTGGCATttgtatgactgatattttatcagtatgtcaatgaataaatacatcattgcTCGTCATTccaaaattaataaatatccCTAAATatgtttgtccagtatagtaTCAGATAGCCCTCGTTAGGTCATCTGGAATAGGTGGAACATGGATTACAAACGTGATAACGTACACAGCCGAGATTGTGTGTAGACCAATAGAGGTGATAACAGATGATATCCTCTCTCGTATGGTTTACAGATTCTGTGTAGAACAGTGAATGTGATAACACAACAGATGAATTCGTCTCTCGTGTGATTTTCAGATTCTGACTCTTACTGGAGACCTGACTGACGCGGCATTCAGAAAGACCACCATTGAAAAGACGGTCGCCAAGTTTGGCAGGCTCGTGGTTCTGGTACATGTACGCGTTCGGCGACGCTTCTAACCCGAATAGGTCGTAGGGAACaccttttttattttgtttgttttgggggatttgggggttttttttcggttttttttcgttttttttcttttttttctgttttttttttgggggggtataTATCCATCATTTAGATGGTATAGTTAAACTGGTGACCACTCCATCAAGGAGTCATCAAGGGTCGCCGTTTACAATCAGACAAAGGAAAGGACGCATAGGGTATTTGAGCAATACTTTTGAAAAGGTAAAGATATTGATAGTACTTTCATTACAAATACCAAAAGTGCGTGTACGTGTTGCCAAATTGCCGCACAATATCCTTTACATCGTTGTGAAAATTACTGTTTTGTTGAATCGAACGAAAGAGTCGGTTGAGATTGGTAGTCATAAACCTGTTAAAAGCACATGCCAAGATTATCAACAGCGGAGCGAGAATACACCAGTGGAGTGAGTGTTGGCTGAACATTTTGCACATCATCCTCAGTCAGCAAGGCTGGCCACAAATCTGAACGTCCATGAACTGAAGACCAAGCACCACCACCTCAAAGGATAACCATCACCCGTGCATTTCCATCTGCGCAACCGGATGTTCGCAATGACGTCATCAGGGTCACGGCATCACCAGGAGTGAGTgcatatagttttacgccgcacacatcAATGTTTCCGCTATATGGTCGCGGTCTGgaaatcatcgagtctggaccagacgatccagtgatggacaacatgagcattgatctacacgtGTCAACAGTGTCACCTATAATGAGCACCCAATTCCCTTACTCGCTTCttatacaagcatgggttattgaagatcagttctaacccggatcttcacggttcctGTCCGCAGTAACACGTTGATGAGACGATTGTAATCACCCCGTGAAAACAGACTGAATCGTCTACGAACTATGGAACTGGCCACGTCCTCAGTGTTTACCATAGCCGTGGTGATTTGGCAGCGTGTACACAGTCGTAATTTAAAGATGCATTTGATTTGAGGTTGGACCATGTGTGAATGTTGATCATCCGTTTGTCTCACCTGTCCCATCTGTACTGCAGGTAAACAACGCAGGTTTGGTTTTCCCAGGAGAGTCCATGGGGATGTCGGAGACCCAGTTCGACCAGACGATGGACCTCAACATGAAGGCTCCCTTCCTCCTGTCACAGGTGGCAGTCCCCCACTTGGAGAAGACGCAAGGTGGGTAACTTTAGGGTAGAGACAGGGTGGATGCATCTGTTGGAGACGCAGGGTGAGTACATCCCCGGGGGTGGGgtaggggttggggtgggggtggggttgaCGTATGGTGGGTACATCTACAGGAGACGCAGGGTGGGTACATCTGTTGGAGACGCAGTGTGGGTACATCTGGGGGCGAGATGGGGGAGGGTAAAGTGGGTGTGCAGATACAGAAGGGTTTACTTTTAGCATGCAAACAATATTCTATGATATGCCTACCCGGGTAAAACTACCGGGCAAGAGAAAGTTGCCACTTTGAAAGTaataacataaaaaacaaaaacggtGAAACAGGTTTGACCTGAGGAAACGCTCGCCAGAATGCAACAATATCCtgataaacaaatattgatatCGATGTTGAACCGAACATGCACGCATTAACCAAAAAACCACCACGAATAAGCCAAGAATGTTACAAGCGCAATGAGACAGGGCTAATTTGGGGGCAAGACCTTTAAGCTGCAGCTAGGCCATAATTGATACCAGCAAACAGTTGGGGAGAATGCTCTTTACAGATGAAAGTCTGATCAGAAACGAAGCCAGAGATCGACCTTTTTAAATTCATCAGTTCGCGGAGTCGTTTTGCGCGTCATTCGTGGCCAGAGCAAAACAAGACTGGATTTTGAGTGATGACAACGCATGGCCTCACACAGTCAGAATTGATCCAGTTTTCTGCGCAACTTTAACGCCAACGCATTGCCTTGGCCAGCCCATTCTTCAGATATGAACTCCAGTGAACATCTTTAGGATCATGTTGATGGTCAGATGAGACAGTGTGTCCCACCTCCACCGAACTGATAGGAACTTGAACAGACCCTCTTGAACTTATGGAACAGCATTGCCTCTGACGTCTTCCACCGACTGACAACGTCAGTGAGGGGGCGTATGTTTGCGTGCATGGATGCCCAGGGTGGTCCCACTCGCTACTGTCCCACAATATGCATTTTGGAATTAACTACAATTTCTCAAATTCTAATTTTGACTCAATGGCTCCTTCTTAATGAACAGAGGTAAATGCAAGGCAAGAATCGTGATGAATTTTCagtcaaattattgaaaaattttatttctgtctgaaatattgtcatGAATCTCATATACGTCTCTGTTTCTATTTTTTCTCAGGTGAGTTGATGAGTTTCATGTGCTCTGTGGTTTTAGCATAATACAcggttttgtttaaaaaatagcTTTGTCTTCCTAaacctgtttttttttctttgtaggGAACATTGTAAATATAACAAGTCTCAGCGGGAACAGGGCGGTGAGTTCAACTACTAGATTTGTGGTGTGAATGGTTTGGGTGGTCATCTGTGTCTATGCAGATAGACTGTAATGTTGTTTTTCCCTGGATTGTCTTATAAAAGACGAACAGTCGAAACTCTCAGACCCCTATGTAGTCAATTAAACAGTGTCATGCCGCGGAGAGCGGAGGTGGTTCGATTCTAGGGCTGTGGAAACCCCTTCACTCTCAAACCCCTATATAGTCAACTGAATAGTGTCACGCCGCAGAGAGCGGAAGTGCTTCGATTCCGAAAGAAGTTAAGAAAATTGTACTTATTGTTTCCGTGGATAGCTCTCAACATCAACGGGGTATCTGTGTATATTTCGGTATGATACTGTATGCTAGAAATATAACTTGCATCAATCAGGACTGCTTCAAGAAACTCCATAGTGGCATACACTTCTCtatataaatgaaatgtgaCGCGAGGACACATCTcgctcacctcacctcacctcacctcacctcacctcacctcacctcacctcacctcacctcacctcacctcacctcacctcacctcacctcacctcacctctcctctcctctcctctcctctcctttcctctcctctcctctcctctcctcaTCTCGATTCTCGCTTGTGAGTTGGAAGCAGCTTGCAACTCAGAGTTACCTAATTAAGATGAGAGTGCTAGCGAATGTTGCAGAATGGAGATCGAAGTGGTAACCCAAAgtttcagaaaaatatgttgaGTTCCTGATTCTCCAAGACAAAACTGAGCACAAGAACACCTGGGATATTGAAAGATGACCGACACTGTCTGAAGGTAATTCCCAAAGGAAAGATATTTAGATGTTTTCTCCCTTTAATAGCGACGAGTCAGTCGTAAGGCCCATTAGCGTCGTTCGGTTTAATCGTCATTCAGGTTAGTGCGTGAGTACATGATCAGAAACGGACTTCGGCTTTTCTCGATCTTATGTAATTTACTCTCTGTTTGGTCGGGTAAAGGTATTTGTGACTAAACTTGTCGTGAGATATCTTCAGATCTTTTTGTAGGGTGATTTTAATGGGAATGGCCGTTGTGGTACTATTTTCCTCAATTAAATTATTGGTGTACATTTACAGTTCTTGGAAGACCAAGAGACTGTCAACCCTCTTGGCAGACTGAGAACACCCCAAGATGTGGCTGAAGCTATTGGTTACCTTGCCTTCGACGCTGCGAGCTATGTGACGGGACAGATCCATTTAGTCGATGGGGGTGGAGGCTGTGCCTTCAAGTGAAGACGAGCATCTTCCACCGTAGAAAAGTTACATCATGCCGTTATGTCAGCTTGATCTGACAGACAGTTGTCAAAGTACTTCGTATCCCATATAGATATCTGTCAGACTGCACCCTGTCAGCAATACTACAACAGTAGACGCCAAAATACGTTACCCTCATTTCTTTGTGACGGGTTACCTATGTGTTGACAATGTGTTGTGTGGACGTCCACTTCTTGGTCTGTCTACGGTGACCCCAGTGTTATAACCGTGATATGGTGGCATCCGAGGGCGTTGGCAACAGCATTGTCGACCCCATCTGCACCATCCATtgactctttctctctctcttcagCTGTTAGTCGTAGCATATTTCTCGTacttgtgtatcatatcatgcattCTAGACTCTCTTTAAACCCTATACAATCATTCTACACGT includes:
- the LOC137271713 gene encoding 3-oxoacyl-[acyl-carrier-protein] reductase FabG-like, which translates into the protein MFLNSILFLHSSGASAGLGEGTALHFAKKGAKLSLTGRDTTRLEGVAKRCLECEIPDGDILTLTGDLTDAAFRKTTIEKTVAKFGRLVVLVNNAGLVFPGESMGMSETQFDQTMDLNMKAPFLLSQVAVPHLEKTQGNIVNITSLSGNRAFLEDQETVNPLGRLRTPQDVAEAIGYLAFDAASYVTGQIHLVDGGGGCAFK